In Lentilitoribacter sp. Alg239-R112, the following proteins share a genomic window:
- the rhaS gene encoding rhamnose ABC transporter substrate-binding protein, with product MNIFKKLAVTTAIAVTLAATPSLAAERIALVVKSLGNGFFDAAAKGAEKAATELGDVEVIYTGPTAATAEGQIEIVNSLIAQNVDAIAISSNDPDALVPALKKAMDRGIKVISWDSGVAQDGRMVHLNPSDTGLIGETIIKLAADYLPDGGDVAILSASSTATNQNAWIDAAKEILPTKFPNINLVSVVYGDDDSVKSTNEAKGLIANHPDLKAIIAPTTVGVVAAAQVVTDMDLIGKVNVTGLALPSEFKKFIDNGSSKAVALWNPIDLGYSAVQISHQLIKGAKAEAGATFSLGSVGEITLDDTGSAAMAAPFQFDASNIEEFSKIY from the coding sequence ATGAATATCTTTAAAAAACTAGCCGTTACGACAGCTATTGCGGTCACATTGGCTGCAACCCCTTCTTTGGCAGCTGAGCGTATTGCGCTTGTTGTTAAATCACTTGGCAACGGATTCTTTGATGCAGCTGCCAAAGGGGCTGAAAAAGCAGCTACAGAACTTGGAGATGTGGAAGTTATATATACTGGACCGACAGCGGCAACAGCAGAAGGGCAAATTGAGATTGTGAACTCATTGATCGCTCAGAATGTTGACGCAATTGCGATCTCTTCTAACGATCCTGATGCATTGGTTCCCGCACTTAAGAAAGCAATGGATCGAGGTATTAAAGTAATTTCTTGGGATTCAGGCGTTGCTCAAGATGGGCGCATGGTTCATCTCAATCCATCAGATACCGGATTGATTGGTGAAACAATCATCAAACTTGCAGCCGATTATCTGCCAGACGGTGGTGATGTTGCTATTCTTTCAGCTTCATCAACCGCAACAAACCAAAACGCATGGATTGATGCTGCGAAGGAAATTCTTCCCACTAAATTCCCAAATATCAACTTGGTATCTGTTGTTTATGGTGATGATGATTCCGTTAAAAGCACCAATGAAGCAAAAGGGCTCATTGCTAATCATCCTGACCTTAAAGCGATTATCGCACCAACAACAGTTGGTGTTGTCGCGGCAGCTCAAGTCGTTACTGACATGGACTTAATCGGTAAAGTGAACGTTACAGGTTTGGCGCTTCCATCTGAGTTTAAGAAGTTCATTGATAATGGTTCATCAAAAGCTGTGGCGCTTTGGAACCCGATTGATCTTGGTTATTCAGCGGTACAGATCTCTCACCAGTTGATCAAAGGTGCAAAGGCCGAGGCCGGTGCAACTTTTTCTCTTGGTTCAGTTGGAGAAATTACGCTTGATGATACTGGTTCTGCTGCTATGGCCGCACCATTCCAGTTTGATGCGTCAAACATCGAAGAGTTCTCAAAAATCTACTAG
- a CDS encoding DeoR/GlpR family DNA-binding transcription regulator, producing MHENERHRIILSFVEEKPVATVSELVALTESSEATIRRDIATLHMQKKLRRVRGGAESINPPQFVGLAGRTYSVNEGINVSKKRAIANAAVQLCDDGDAIIINGGTTTSQMVHPLAAKRMQIFTNSFPIAEHLLNHSKNTIMLSGGIIYREQNIILSPFENDVTRNFYAKRMFMGAQGICAQGLMEADPLIIQAEEKLINQSEELIVLADSAKFKTRSSLILCALERITTIITDDSIRDEDRTMLEDAGVDLIIAKETAQMQQVAG from the coding sequence ATGCATGAAAATGAGCGCCATAGAATTATTCTGTCTTTTGTAGAAGAGAAGCCCGTTGCTACTGTGTCTGAACTGGTCGCTTTAACCGAATCTTCTGAAGCGACAATTCGTCGGGACATTGCAACACTGCATATGCAAAAGAAGCTGCGACGGGTACGCGGAGGTGCTGAATCAATCAATCCGCCGCAATTTGTTGGGCTTGCTGGACGCACTTATTCTGTCAACGAGGGAATAAACGTTAGCAAAAAGCGAGCAATCGCGAATGCTGCTGTTCAATTATGTGATGATGGTGATGCTATTATTATTAATGGCGGCACGACAACATCGCAGATGGTTCATCCGCTTGCGGCAAAACGTATGCAGATCTTCACCAATTCGTTTCCGATTGCAGAACATCTACTAAACCATTCAAAAAATACAATCATGCTTTCAGGCGGAATTATCTACCGCGAGCAAAACATTATTCTAAGCCCGTTTGAAAATGATGTGACACGAAACTTCTATGCAAAACGCATGTTCATGGGTGCGCAAGGCATTTGCGCGCAGGGTTTAATGGAAGCAGATCCGCTTATCATTCAAGCTGAAGAGAAGCTTATCAATCAGTCAGAAGAATTAATCGTTCTCGCTGATTCAGCAAAATTCAAAACCCGCTCGAGCCTCATTCTATGTGCTTTGGAGCGAATAACGACAATTATTACAGACGATAGTATTCGAGATGAAGATCGCACAATGCTGGAGGATGCAGGTGTAGATCTTATTATCGCGAAGGAAACTGCGCAAATGCAGCAAGTTGCGGGTTAG
- a CDS encoding bifunctional rhamnulose-1-phosphate aldolase/short-chain dehydrogenase — translation MSRPAANTENQTNLENLWDSEVAAGKSEPELLLYRSNLLGSDKRITNYGGGNTSAKVLEKDPLTGEQVEVLWVKGSGGDVGSIKMDGFSTLYMEKLNALKDLYRGVEFEDEMVGYLAHCNFNLNARAPSIDTPLHAYVPKKHVDHMHPDAIIAIAASENSKVLTQEIFGDDIGWLPWKRPGFELGLWLEKFCLENPSAKGVVLESHGLFTWDDDAKTCYELTVDIIQKATDWFAKKLTGKPAFGGEKYQSLDVSARHEIANQLMPAIRGMISGQNHMVGHFDDSATVLEFVNSIQLPDLAKLGTSCPDHFLRTKIRPLIINLDPNNPDINATLDSLETSIAAYREDYKSYYERCRRDNSPALRDPNAVVYLIPGVGMITFAKNKSTARISAEFYINAINVMCGSNGVSTYCGLPEQEAFDIEYWLLEEAKLQRMPKPKSMEGRIALVTGGAGGIGSATAARYLEEGACVVLADIDADNLKDVHGSLADRFSNDVVRSVIMDVTNEASVIKAFSNCTLEFGGVDVLVSNAGIASSAPVEDTSLDLWNKNMSILSTGYFLTGREAFKILKKQNLGGAVVFIASKNGLAASPNASAYCTAKASEIHLARCLALEGAEQGIRVNVVNPDAVLKGSKIWSGDWLKERAATYGKDKAGLEEHYRQRSLLKRSVLPEDIAEAAYFLASDLSAKSTGNIINVDAGNVQAFTR, via the coding sequence ATGTCACGACCAGCAGCGAATACCGAAAATCAAACTAACTTAGAAAATTTATGGGATTCAGAAGTTGCTGCTGGTAAATCCGAGCCAGAATTACTGCTTTATCGCTCAAATCTTCTTGGGTCTGACAAAAGAATTACAAATTATGGCGGTGGAAATACCTCTGCAAAAGTTTTAGAAAAAGATCCATTAACGGGTGAGCAAGTAGAAGTTTTGTGGGTGAAAGGGTCCGGCGGCGACGTAGGTTCCATCAAGATGGATGGTTTTTCTACACTTTACATGGAAAAGCTTAATGCACTGAAAGATCTCTATCGCGGTGTTGAATTTGAAGATGAAATGGTTGGATACCTTGCTCATTGTAACTTCAATCTAAATGCCCGCGCACCTTCAATTGATACGCCTTTGCATGCCTATGTTCCTAAAAAACATGTCGATCATATGCATCCAGATGCTATCATTGCAATTGCAGCATCTGAAAATTCAAAAGTGCTAACACAAGAGATTTTTGGTGACGATATCGGCTGGCTCCCGTGGAAACGACCAGGATTTGAGTTAGGTCTATGGCTTGAGAAATTCTGTTTGGAAAACCCCAGTGCGAAGGGTGTAGTTCTGGAAAGTCATGGTCTTTTCACTTGGGATGACGATGCTAAAACCTGCTATGAGTTGACGGTCGACATTATCCAGAAGGCCACAGACTGGTTTGCGAAAAAATTGACAGGCAAGCCTGCTTTTGGTGGAGAGAAATATCAAAGTTTAGATGTTTCGGCGCGCCATGAGATTGCCAATCAACTAATGCCCGCAATACGAGGAATGATATCAGGTCAAAATCATATGGTCGGGCATTTTGATGATAGTGCGACAGTCCTTGAGTTCGTCAATTCTATCCAATTGCCAGACCTTGCAAAGCTAGGAACTTCATGTCCTGATCATTTTTTAAGAACTAAGATCAGACCGCTTATCATAAATCTTGATCCAAACAATCCAGACATTAACGCAACGCTTGATAGTTTGGAAACGTCAATCGCGGCTTATAGAGAAGATTATAAATCTTATTATGAGCGCTGCCGCCGTGATAATTCGCCTGCCCTTCGTGACCCAAATGCTGTTGTCTATCTTATCCCTGGCGTTGGTATGATCACGTTTGCAAAGAACAAATCAACAGCACGCATATCTGCTGAATTCTACATCAATGCCATCAACGTAATGTGTGGCTCAAATGGTGTTAGCACCTATTGTGGATTACCTGAACAAGAAGCATTTGATATTGAATACTGGCTGTTAGAAGAGGCAAAACTCCAACGCATGCCAAAACCGAAATCTATGGAAGGTCGCATCGCACTTGTAACAGGTGGTGCTGGCGGCATAGGATCAGCGACAGCGGCAAGATACCTAGAAGAAGGCGCCTGCGTGGTGCTAGCTGATATTGATGCAGACAATTTAAAAGACGTGCACGGTAGTCTTGCCGACCGTTTTTCAAATGATGTGGTTCGCTCGGTAATCATGGATGTTACAAATGAGGCTTCAGTCATCAAAGCATTTTCAAATTGCACCTTAGAATTTGGTGGTGTCGATGTGTTGGTATCAAATGCAGGCATTGCAAGTTCAGCGCCTGTTGAAGACACCTCTCTTGATCTCTGGAACAAGAACATGTCGATCCTCTCAACTGGGTATTTCTTAACGGGACGGGAAGCGTTCAAAATACTGAAGAAGCAAAATCTTGGTGGAGCGGTCGTTTTCATCGCATCCAAAAATGGATTGGCGGCATCGCCAAATGCATCCGCATATTGTACTGCAAAAGCTTCCGAAATACATCTCGCGCGCTGTTTGGCTTTAGAGGGCGCTGAGCAGGGCATTAGAGTTAATGTTGTTAATCCAGATGCTGTCCTAAAAGGATCTAAAATTTGGTCAGGCGACTGGCTAAAAGAGCGCGCAGCAACTTATGGCAAAGATAAAGCTGGGCTTGAAGAGCATTACCGTCAAAGATCTTTGCTGAAACGTTCTGTGCTTCCTGAGGACATAGCTGAGGCTGCATATTTCTTAGCATCGGATTTGTCTGCAAAGTCGACAGGTAATATCATCAATGTTGATGCAGGTAATGTTCAAGCATTTACGCGATAG
- the rhaI gene encoding L-rhamnose catabolism isomerase, with translation MISSDIIAQSNELKAKDLNVDYQNLGEQLARRNVDIENICSKVAQYGVAIPSWGVGTGGTRFARFPGVGEPRHIFDKLDDCGVIQQLAKATPAVSLHIPWDDVPAADLISKSEEVGLKFDAMNSNTFQDQDGQNHSYKFGSLSHTDKAYRQQAIEHNLACIELGRAIGSKALTVWVGDGSNFPGQVNFTRQFERYLDSAKSIYKALPDDWRLLTEHKMYEPAFYSTVVQDWGTNYLISKELGEKAFCLVDLGHHAPNVNIEMIVARLIQFGKLGGFHFNDSKYGDDDLDTGSIDPYRLFLVFNELVDADDKPDFNPMHMLDQSHNVTDPIESLMASAMEVQRAYAQALLVDRKALEDAQANNDALMASNILKSAFRTDVEPILATARVNNAGAIDPIAAYRASGYRNEVAGERPVVSGAGGGIV, from the coding sequence ATGATTAGCAGTGATATTATTGCGCAGTCTAATGAGCTCAAAGCCAAAGACTTAAATGTTGACTATCAAAATTTAGGCGAACAACTCGCGCGGCGAAATGTTGATATAGAAAACATTTGCTCCAAGGTTGCACAATATGGCGTTGCCATTCCCAGCTGGGGTGTTGGCACGGGTGGAACCAGATTTGCCCGCTTTCCGGGCGTAGGTGAACCACGGCATATTTTCGACAAGCTTGATGATTGCGGTGTTATTCAACAATTAGCGAAAGCAACACCTGCTGTATCACTCCACATCCCTTGGGATGATGTTCCAGCCGCGGACCTGATCAGCAAATCTGAAGAAGTTGGTCTTAAATTTGATGCGATGAATTCGAATACATTTCAGGACCAGGATGGGCAAAATCATTCTTATAAATTTGGTTCGCTTTCGCACACCGATAAAGCATATCGCCAACAGGCTATCGAGCATAATCTCGCCTGCATTGAACTAGGCAGAGCTATTGGCTCTAAGGCTTTAACTGTTTGGGTGGGAGATGGTTCAAATTTCCCGGGACAGGTGAATTTTACCAGGCAGTTTGAGCGATATTTGGATAGTGCAAAGTCGATTTATAAAGCCCTGCCCGATGACTGGCGATTACTAACAGAGCATAAAATGTATGAACCTGCATTTTACTCAACCGTGGTGCAGGATTGGGGTACGAACTATCTCATATCGAAGGAATTGGGCGAGAAAGCTTTTTGCCTTGTTGATCTTGGTCATCATGCGCCGAATGTGAACATCGAAATGATTGTCGCACGGCTCATTCAGTTCGGAAAACTGGGTGGTTTCCATTTTAACGATAGCAAATATGGTGATGATGATCTGGACACAGGTTCCATCGATCCATACCGCTTGTTCTTGGTTTTCAACGAATTGGTCGATGCAGATGACAAACCTGATTTCAACCCAATGCATATGCTTGATCAAAGCCATAATGTAACTGATCCGATTGAAAGCCTTATGGCAAGCGCGATGGAAGTTCAGCGTGCCTATGCTCAGGCTTTATTGGTTGATCGCAAGGCACTTGAGGACGCGCAAGCAAACAATGATGCTTTGATGGCTTCAAATATTCTTAAAAGTGCATTTAGAACCGATGTTGAACCAATTCTGGCAACAGCGCGGGTGAATAACGCAGGCGCTATTGATCCGATTGCGGCCTACCGAGCATCAGGTTATCGCAACGAGGTTGCAGGCGAGCGGCCAGTAGTTTCCGGCGCTGGCGGAGGTATTGTTTAG
- a CDS encoding ABC transporter permease subunit: MDTIWFLFLLTALSSVDEEQLESAELDGASPMRKSRPIILPAVFPVATITLLIRELNLVKRLHISQ, from the coding sequence ATGGACACTATTTGGTTTCTTTTTCTACTAACCGCCTTATCATCTGTTGACGAAGAGCAACTGGAGTCCGCCGAACTCGACGGAGCTTCTCCTATGAGGAAATCTCGTCCTATTATTTTACCCGCAGTTTTTCCTGTTGCGACCATCACACTATTAATTCGTGAACTGAATTTGGTAAAGCGTTTGCATATCAGCCAATAA
- a CDS encoding amino acid ABC transporter ATP-binding protein, which produces MAKLEIKKVQKSFGDVAVLKGLDLSVQEGEMVCLIGASGSGKSTLLRTINLLEPIDDGAVLLDGEDISFPGLDPQPVRQRIGMVFQSFNLFPHMTAEENVMLAPRRIYKKSRTELRPEISALFERFGLGDRMGHYPDQLSGGQQQRVAIVRALAMKPEIMLFDEVTSALDPELVAEVLDVLRQLKAQNMTMILATHEMNFAREAADRVCVLHQGEIIEEGKPKDIFSNPQHERSKAFLKSIL; this is translated from the coding sequence ATGGCCAAACTTGAGATCAAGAAGGTCCAAAAATCATTTGGCGATGTCGCTGTGCTCAAAGGTTTGGATTTAAGTGTCCAAGAAGGCGAGATGGTTTGCCTGATTGGCGCATCTGGCTCTGGTAAATCAACGCTTTTACGCACCATCAATTTGCTTGAGCCGATTGATGATGGCGCTGTTTTGCTTGATGGCGAAGATATCTCGTTTCCGGGGCTTGATCCGCAGCCCGTACGCCAACGCATTGGGATGGTGTTTCAAAGTTTCAATCTCTTTCCACATATGACGGCGGAAGAAAACGTTATGCTTGCGCCGCGCCGTATATATAAAAAATCCCGCACTGAGTTACGGCCTGAAATCAGCGCATTGTTTGAACGCTTTGGTCTGGGCGATCGCATGGGCCATTATCCGGACCAACTATCAGGTGGGCAGCAACAACGCGTCGCCATTGTCAGGGCTCTGGCTATGAAGCCTGAAATCATGTTGTTTGATGAGGTTACATCAGCGCTTGATCCAGAATTGGTAGCAGAAGTGCTGGATGTGCTGCGTCAGCTCAAAGCACAAAATATGACGATGATCTTGGCGACCCACGAGATGAATTTTGCAAGGGAAGCGGCAGATCGGGTATGTGTTTTGCATCAGGGTGAGATTATCGAAGAAGGCAAACCAAAAGATATCTTCTCAAACCCGCAACATGAACGAAGTAAGGCTTTTTTGAAAAGCATCTTATAA